A DNA window from Hordeum vulgare subsp. vulgare chromosome 1H, MorexV3_pseudomolecules_assembly, whole genome shotgun sequence contains the following coding sequences:
- the LOC123415943 gene encoding peroxidase 2-like, whose product MASVAAKLHVFVACALLLLAVGCQASPFWPLEIGYYHDKCPQAEAIVKGVMEKAIFQNPGNGAAMIRMLFHDCFVEGCDASVLLDPTPFSPTPEKLSPPNDPSLRGFELIDAIKDAVEAACPGVVSCADIIAFAARDASCILSRGKVNFDMPSGRRDGTFSNASEPLKFLVPPTSNLSDLVASFVIKGLNTEDLVVLSGAHTIGRSHCSSFVSDRLNTPSDINGGLAAFLRGQCPADATPGGNDPTVMQDVVTPNKLDRQYYKNVLSHTVLFTSDAALMTSAETARMVVENAKIPGWWEDRFEKAMVKMAGIEVKTGYQGQVRKNCRAINYY is encoded by the exons ATGGCGTCTGTTGCTGCGAAGCTGCACGTTTTCGTGGCTTGTGCCTTGCTGCTCCTCGCTGTGGGGTGCCAGGCCAGCCCTTTCTGGCCACTGGAGATCGGCTACTACCACGACAAGTGCCCCCAGGCAGAGGCCATCGTCAAGGGCGTCATGGAGAAGGCCATCTTCCAgaaccccggcaatggcgccgccATGATCCGCATGCTCTTCCACGACTGTTTCGTCGAG GGCTGTGATGCTTCCGTTCTCCTGGACCCGACCCCGTTCAGCCCGACGCCGGAGAAACTCAGCCCGCCGAACGACCCTTCCCTGCGCGGCTTCGAGCTGATTGACGCGATCAAGGATGCCGTCGAGGCGGCTTGCCCAGGCGTCGTCTCCTGTGCAGACATCATCGCCTTCGCAGCCCGTGACGCGTCCTGCATCCTCAGCAGGGGCAAGGTGAACTTCGACATGCCGTCCGGCCGCCGCGACGGCACCTTCTCCAACGCCTCCGAGCCGCTCAAGTTCCTGGTCCCGCCGACGTCCAACCTCAGCGACCTCGTCGCCAGCTTTGTCATCAAGGGCCTCAACACGGAGGACCTGGTCGTCCTCTCCGGCGCGCACACTATTGGGCGTTCCCACTGCTCGTCCTTTGTCTCTGATCGCCTCAACACCCCCTCCGACATCAATGGCGGCCTCGCCGCGTTCCTGCGGGGGCAGTGCCCGGCCGACGCGACGCCTGGCGGCAACGACCCGACGGTGATGCAGGACGTGGTGACGCCCAACAAGCTGGACAGGCAGTACTACAAGAACGTGTTGTCGCACACGGTGCTCTTCACCTCCGACGCGGCGCTCATGACGTCGGCGGAGACGGCGAGAATGGTGGTGGAGAACGCCAAAATCCCCGGGTGGTGGGAGGACAGGTTCGAGAAGGCCATGGTGAAGATGGCCGGCATCGAGGTCAAGACCGGCTACCAGGGCCAGGTCAGGAAGAACTGCCGCGCAATCAACTACTACTAA